From a region of the Janthinobacterium sp. 61 genome:
- a CDS encoding electron transfer flavoprotein subunit beta/FixA family protein yields MKVLVPVKRVVDYNVKVRVKSDGTGVDTANVKMSMNPFDEIALEEAMRLKEAGKVTEVVAISCGVTQCQETLRTAMAIGADRGILVETTTELEPLAVAKLVKALAEKEQPQLIILGKQAIDDDSNQTGQMLAALLGWPQATFASKVVLEDGKVTVTREVDGGLETLALTLPAIITTDLRLNEPRYVTLPNIMKAKKKPLETVKPEDLGVDVAPRLKTLKVVEPAKRSAGIKVADVATLVSKLRTEAKVI; encoded by the coding sequence ATGAAAGTCTTGGTACCCGTCAAACGCGTGGTCGACTATAACGTCAAAGTCCGCGTCAAGAGTGACGGCACTGGCGTCGATACCGCCAACGTCAAAATGTCGATGAACCCTTTCGATGAGATCGCGCTGGAAGAAGCGATGCGCCTGAAAGAAGCCGGCAAGGTCACTGAAGTGGTCGCCATCTCCTGCGGCGTGACGCAGTGCCAGGAAACCTTGCGCACCGCCATGGCCATCGGCGCCGACCGCGGCATCCTGGTGGAAACGACGACTGAACTGGAACCGCTGGCAGTGGCCAAGCTGGTGAAAGCCCTGGCCGAAAAAGAGCAGCCGCAACTGATCATCCTGGGCAAGCAAGCCATCGATGACGATAGCAACCAGACCGGCCAGATGCTGGCAGCCCTGCTGGGTTGGCCGCAAGCCACGTTCGCTTCGAAAGTCGTGCTGGAAGACGGCAAAGTGACCGTCACGCGCGAAGTCGACGGCGGCCTGGAAACGCTGGCATTGACCTTGCCAGCGATCATCACCACCGACCTGCGCCTGAACGAGCCACGCTATGTGACCTTGCCGAACATCATGAAGGCGAAGAAAAAGCCGCTCGAGACCGTCAAGCCGGAAGACCTGGGCGTCGACGTTGCGCCACGCCTGAAGACCCTGAAAGTCGTCGAGCCAGCCAAGCGCTCGGCCGGCATCAAGGTAGCGGACGTCGCTACCCTGGTCTCCAAGCTGCGTACCGAAGCCAAAGTCATCTAA
- a CDS encoding electron transfer flavoprotein subunit alpha/FixB family protein — MVALVIAEHDNATLKGSTHHTVTAAAQCGGDVHVLVAGSNASAAAAAAAQIAGVTKVIVADAPYFADGLAENVAEQVLAIAGNYSHILAPATAYGKNILPRVAAKLDVAQISEITKVDSPDTFERPIYAGNAIATVQSGDKIKVITVRTTGFDAAAATGGSAATETVAAVADAGKSAFVGRELAKSDRPELTAAKIIVSGGRGMGSAENFHILEPLADKLGAAMGASRAAVDAGFVPNDWQVGQTGKIVAPSLYIAVGISGAIQHLAGMKDSKTIVAINKDPEAPIFAVADYGIVGDLFEIVPQLVKELG, encoded by the coding sequence ATGGTCGCATTAGTTATTGCTGAACACGACAACGCTACCTTAAAGGGCAGCACCCACCACACCGTGACTGCGGCTGCCCAGTGCGGCGGCGACGTGCACGTGCTCGTCGCAGGTTCGAACGCATCGGCTGCCGCCGCTGCCGCCGCGCAAATCGCTGGCGTGACGAAAGTCATCGTGGCCGACGCGCCCTATTTCGCCGATGGCCTGGCAGAAAACGTGGCCGAGCAAGTGCTGGCCATCGCCGGTAACTACAGCCACATCCTGGCGCCAGCCACCGCCTACGGCAAGAACATCCTGCCGCGCGTGGCCGCCAAGCTGGACGTGGCGCAAATTTCGGAAATTACCAAGGTCGACTCGCCTGACACCTTCGAGCGCCCGATCTACGCCGGTAACGCGATTGCCACCGTGCAATCTGGCGACAAGATCAAGGTCATCACCGTGCGCACCACCGGTTTCGACGCCGCTGCCGCCACCGGCGGTTCGGCTGCCACCGAAACCGTCGCCGCCGTTGCCGACGCCGGCAAATCGGCCTTCGTGGGCCGCGAACTGGCCAAGTCCGACCGTCCTGAACTGACCGCCGCGAAAATCATCGTGTCGGGTGGCCGTGGCATGGGTTCGGCCGAGAACTTCCACATCCTGGAGCCACTGGCCGACAAGCTGGGCGCTGCCATGGGTGCTTCGCGCGCCGCCGTCGACGCCGGCTTCGTGCCGAACGACTGGCAAGTGGGCCAGACGGGCAAGATCGTCGCGCCTTCGCTGTACATCGCCGTCGGTATCTCGGGCGCGATCCAGCATCTGGCCGGCATGAAAGATTCGAAAACCATCGTTGCCATCAACAAGGATCCGGAAGCGCCGATCTTTGCCGTGGCCGACTACGGCATCGTGGGTGATCTGTTCGAGATCGTGCCGCAACTGGTCAAAGAACTGGGTTAA